The genomic stretch GCGGTTCGGCAGCCTCGTCAGTGCCGCACCGATGGGCGGCAGTGCCGCGCGCATGGGCAAACCCAGGCCATGGGCGCGGAATTGCCGCCTTGGCTTCGTTGACACGGCACCGGCGTGATTGTCGCATGGCGTCGCGCCGGACGTCCGGCGATACCGACCGGAGCCACGCACCAACCATGCTGCCCGTCGTTCCGCTCGACCCCACAGCGCCGCAACGCCGGCGTGCCTATGACCCGCGCCACCCGCTGCTGCTGCCCTTCGTGCCGCGCGCGAACGACATCGCCGCCGGCCGCACCACGCCGCGCGACCTGCTGGAACAAGCCATTGCGCGCATCGATGCGGATGAACCAGCGATCCGCGCTTTCGTGTGCCACGACCTTGCCGCCGCGCGGCATGCGAGCGATGCCGCGACCGCGCGCTGGCGTGCCGGCCAGCCGCTGTCGCCGGTGGATGGCATGCCGATCGTGGTGAAGGACATGATCGCCACGGCCGGCCTGCCGACGCAGATGAACAGCCCGATCTTCGAAGGCTGGGATGCGCGCGTGGATGCCGCCTGCGTCTTCGCGCTGCGCGAGGCCGGCGCGGTGGTGCTGGGCAAGACCGTGACCACCGAATTCGCCTGCGGCAATTCGGGCCCGACGCGCAACCCCTACGACACGGCGCGCACACCGGGCGGGTCATCGAGCGGGTCCTCCGCAGCCGTCGGCGCGGGCATGGCGGCGCTGGGCTTCGGCACGCAGACGCATGGTTCGACCATCCGCCCGGCCGGATATTGCGGCGCCTATGCGCTGAAGCCCACGCATGGCGCGCTGCATGTGGGCGGCCTCGCGCCGCTCGCCGCGACGCTCGACCATCTGGGGCTGATCGGCGCGAGCCTCGAGGATGTCTGGGCGGCAGGCATGGCGATCTCGCGCATCGTCGGCGGCACGCCGCCGCATCCCGGCATGGCAGGACCGCAGACGGCGCCCTCGCCACGGCGCCCGGCCACGCTGGTGCGCCTCGACACGCTTGGCTGGGCCGAGACGCCACCGGCATCGCGCGATGCCTTCGAGAACGCGGTCGCAAGGCTGGGCGCGGCGGGCGTGCGTATCCTGGACGCTGACAGCGACGCCGAGGTCGCGGCGCTGGAGGTCGAGCTATCGGGCATCGGCGACTTCGCAAACGACCTGCTGGCCTGGGAGGCGCGCTGGCCGCTCGCCGCCTATCGCGCGCAGGGCGAGGACATGGTCGGTGCGCGCATCCACGACCTGCTGGCACGCGCCGCGCGCGTCGATCGCGCCGCCTATGCGCGCGCACTGGCCGACCGGCAGCGACTGCGCGACCGTGTCGCGGGTTTCGCCGGGCGCGCCAACGGCTTCGTGATGCTGTGCTCGAGCGGCCCGGCCATCGCCGACCATGGCTTCACAGGGTCGCGTAACTACGCCTTGCCCTGGACGCTGGTAGGCGCGCCCGCCTTCGCATTGCCGTTGCTGGTCGCGGACGACCTGCCGCTTGGCCTCCAGGTCGCAGGCTTCGCCGAGCGCGATGCCGAGGCCTGCGCCATTGCCGGCTGGGTGCGCGACACGCTGCTGACCGACAACGCATGACAGGGGAGACGGACCGATGACCTTCCGCCGCACGCTGCTGGCCGGGCTGCCGGCGCTGCTCGCAGCACCTGCGGTGCGCGCGCAGGATGCCTTCCCCAGCCGCACCATCCGCTTCATCGTCGGCTTCCCGCCGGGCGGCACCACCGATGTCGCGGCGCGGCTGATGGCGCCGAAGATGCAGGCGCTGCTCGGCCAGCCCGTCGTGGTCGAGAACCGCGCCGGCGCGCATGGCAACATTGCCTCGGAGCATGTCGTGCGGTCGCCGGCGGATGGCCATACCATCCTGATGGGCACGATCGGCGGGCTGGCGATCAACCCGGTGCTCTATGGGAACCTGACCTTCAACCCGCGCACCGACCTGATGCCCGTCACGCGCGTGGGCATGATCCTGAACGTGATGGCGATCCCGGCGGAGCGGCCCTGGCGCAGCGCGGCGGAACTGGTCACGGCCGCGCGCGGCACGCCGCTCACCTTCGGTTCCTCCGGATCGGGCGGCGCGGGGCACCTGGCGGGCGAGCAGCTCAACATGATGGCCGCGCTGCGCAACATCCACGTGCCCTATCGCGGCGGCGCGCCGCTGATCACCGATCTGATCGGCGGACGGATCGACTTTGCCTTCGCGCCATCCTCCGGGGCGAAGCCGCAGGCCGATGCGGGGCGGCTGCGCATCCTGGCGGTGTCCACGAAGGATCGCAGCGCCTTGCTGCCGGAGGTGCCGACGCTGGCCGAGAGTGCCAACCTGCCCGGCTTCGACATGGCCGACTGGAGCGCGATGATGGCGCCGCGCGGCCTGCCCGCGCCCGTGCTGCGCGCGCTCCATGGCGCGGCCACCACGGCGCTGCGCGACCCGGAACTGGTGGCCGCGCTCGGACAGCGCGGCATCGAGGCCACACCCTCGACACCCGAGGATTGCGCTGCCTTCATCGAAGCCGAGAGCATCAAGTGGGCGCCAGTGGTCCGTGCCTCGGGCGCGCGACCGGATTGACAACGACGGCCGGCGTCCCAGCCGCCCAGGAAGGATGATCTGATGGCAGACGCGCGGCTGAACGAGATCTCGGCGTCCGAGACCGCACGGCGCATCGCGCAGGGCGAGACCACGGCGCGCGCGGTGGTCGAGGCCTGCCTCGAACAGGTGGCGCGGCGCGAGACGGAGGTCATGGCCTTCGAGTGGCTCGACGCGGACGGCGCGCGGCGCGCGGCCGATGCGATCGACGCGCGCGATACGGCGCGGCACCTGCCGATCGCCGGCGCATGCTTCGGCGTGAAGGACATCATCGACACCGCCGACATGCCGACCGGCTATGGATCGCCGATCCATGCCGGCCATCGGCCTGGTGCGGATGCGGCCTGCGTCGCCCTGTCGCGCAAGGGCGGCGGCATCGCGCTGGGCAAGACGGTCACCACCGAATTCGCCAACGTGCATCCAGGCCGCACGCGCAACCCCCATGACGCGCAGCGCACGCCGGGGGGGTCGTCATCGGGGTCGGCGGCGGCGGTCGCGGCCATGATGGTGCCGCTCGCGCTCGGCACGCAGACCACGTCCTCCACGATCCGCCCGGCATCCTTCTGCGGCGTCATCGGCTTCGTGCCAACCCAGGGGGCGGTGAGCGTCTCGGGCGTTCGGGCAGCGGCGGGATCGCTCGATCGCATCGGCCTGTTCGCGCGCTCGGTTGACGAAATCGCGCTGTATCTCGATGTACTGCGCGGCATTCCGCGGGCCGAGGCACCGTCGCGCCGGACCTTCGCGCCGCGCATCGGCCTCTGCGCGGATTTCCTGGCCGAGCGGATGGATCCCGGCACGCAGGATGGGCTGCTACGGCTGGCGCGGCGGCTGGACGAGGCCGGGGCCGCGGTGGCCGATTGCGCGGTTCCGGCGGACTTTGCGCGGCTGACCGACGAGCATCGCTGGGTCTCGAGCTTCGAATTCGTGCGGAACTTCGCCTACGAGATCGAGAACCACTGGGAGAGGATCAGCACGACGCTGCGCGAGGGACGCATCAGCCATGGGCTGGCCTGCACGCATGACCAGTATCGCACCGCGCGCGCCCTGGCCGCGGCGGCGCAGGCGCGCATCGACGAGATGTTCGGCTCGCATGACGTGCTGCTTGCGGCCTCCGCGGCAGGCGAGGCGCCGGTCGGCACCGCCACCGGCGACTTCGCCTTCTGCGCGCTTTGGACGATGCTCGGTGTGCCGGCGATCTCCCTGCCGCTGATGGCGGGCGCCTCTGGCCTGCCGGTCGGAGCGCAACTCCTGGCACGCCCGGGCGACGAGGCGCTGCTGTTGGCCGCCGCGGCCTGGATCATGGCGCAGCGCGACGATTGATGCGGCCGGCGACAGCGCGTGTTTGGGCACCAGGACAATTGCAAGCCTGACCGACCGCAAGGCCGTTGCGCCGGATCGTGTGCAACGGCAGAGCGATGGCTATGGCCCCTCCGCACCCCGCCCGTATTCGGGCAGCGCGAGCGTCAGCGCCCAGCACGCCGCAAGCATCGCGGCTGACGCGGCAAGGCAGGCGGACAGCCCGCCCAGGCCGAAGACGAAACCGGATGCGAGGATGCCGGCGAACCGCCCTGTCGCATTGGCGGCGTAGTAGAACCCGACATCCTCCGCCGCCTTCTCCGACCCCGCATAGGCCAGGATCAGGTAGGAATGGATCGAGGAAGTGACCGCGAACAGGATGCCGAACAGCCCGAGGCCCGCGACGACCACAAGGTCAGGCCGCGCCGGTTCGGCCAGCAACACGGCGGCGAGCGCGGCGGGAACCAGCGCCAGCAGCGCCGACCACAGGCGCCCCGCCGGCACCTCCGCCGAGAGCCCGTCCGGGCTGCGCTGCACCAGCGATGGCGCAACGGCCTGCACGATGCCGTAGCCGATCGTCCAGAGTGCGAGGAAGCCGCCCACCATCGTGAAGGTCCAGCCATTCGCATACAGGAAGACCGGCAGCGCCACGACGAACCACACATCGCGCGCGCCGAACAGGAACACCCGCGCTGCGGCGAGCAGGTTCACGCCGCGCGACTTGGCGAACAGTTCCCGGGCTGATCGCGATGCCTTCGCCCGGCCCATCAGCGGCGGCAGGGAGAGCACCACTCCGGCCAGGATCGCGCCGAGAGCCGCGGCCATGGCCCAGAGAGCGCCGCGGAAGCCCAACGCCTCCAGCAGCAGGCCGCCGAGGAAGAAGCCGAAGCCCTTCATCGCGTTCTTGCTGCCGGTGAAGAACGCGACCCAGCGGAACAGGCGTCCCGACGCGGCGCCGGCGGTCAGCTTGATGGCGGATTTCGACGCGGTCTTGGTCAGGTCCTTCGCCACGCCGCAGACACCCTGCGCCACGAGCACCCAGGCGACCGAGGCGGCGGCCGCCCAGTCCGGCGACATGGCCGAGAGCAGTACGAACCCGACGATCTGCGTGGTCAGCCCGACCGCGAGCATGCGCGTGATGCCGTGGCGCGTGGCGAGCCAGCCGCCGACCAGGTTCGCCCCGATCCCGGCGGCCTCATACAGCAGGAACAGCAGCGCCAGCGTGAAGGGGCTGTAGCCGAGGCTGAAGAAATGCAGCAGCACCAGCATCCGCAGCGCGCCATCGGTCAGCGTGAAGCCCCAATAGGCAAGCGTGACGATGACATAGTCGCGCGTGCCGCGGGATGCGGTGGCGGTGGTGCTGCTCATGCCGTCAGATCCCGATAGCCTGCATGTGGCAGGCGAGATCGACCATGCGGCAGGCATAGCCCATCTCGTTATCGTACCAGGCATAGACCTTCAGCAGCGTGCCGTCGGTGACCAGGGTGGAGGGCGCATCCACGATGCTGCTGCGGGTGTCGCGCGCGTAGTCGGCGCTGACCAGCGGGCGTTCCTCGTAGCCAAGGATGCCTGCGAGCGGGCCGGCGGCGGCGGCGGCTTGGAACAGCGCGTTGACCTCCTGCGCGGTCGTCTCGCGCCGCATCTCGAAGACGCAATCGGTGAGCGAGGCGTTCAGCACCGGCGCGCGCACCGCATGGCCGTTCAGCTTGCCCTTCAGTTCGGGGTAGATCAGCGCGATGGCGGTGGCGCTACCAGTAGTGGTGGGCTGCAGCGAAAGCATGGCGCTGCGCGCGCGGCGCAGGTCCTTGTGGGGCGCATCCACGACGACGTTGGTATTGGTGGGGTCGTGGATGGTGGTGATCTGGCCGTGGCGGATTCCGATCGCCTCGTGCACCACCTTCACCACCGGGGCGAGGCAGTTGGTGGTGCAGGATGCCGCGGTGACGATCGGATGCCGCGCGGGATCGTAGAGGTCGTGGTTTACGCCCACGACCACGTTCAGCACGCTGTCGAATTTCACCGGGGCTGCGACGATCACCCGCTTCGCGCCGCGGTCGAGATGCCCTTGCAGGGTCTCGGGCGACAGGAACTTACCCGTGCATTCCAGCACAAGGTCGACGCCGAGGTCGCCCCACGCGATGTCACCCGGTGTCGCATGTTCGGAGAAGCCGAGGCGGGCATCACCGATCTCGATCGTGTCCTTGTCCACGGCGCGGATCGGTGCGCGCCAGCGGCCCTGCACGCTGTCGAATTCCAGCAGATGCGCGGTCGCGGTGGTGCCGCCCTTGGTCTCGTTGAGGTGCACGATGTCGAGACGGTTGCCAGCACGCGGGTCCTCCGCCTGCCGTTCCGCCGCGCCCATCGCGGCGCGCAGCGCGAGCCGCCCGATGCGCCCCATGCCGTTGATGCCGACCCTCATGCCCGCGCGCCCGCGGCGAGCGGCTGCGCCAGTTCGTCGAGCCGCGCCTTCAGCGCCATACGGTCGAGGGTGCCGAAGGGCAGGCTGGTGAAGATGGACAGGCGGCGGTGCAGGGCCGCGTAGAGCTCGTTCAGCAGGCTCGCGCGCTCGGTGGCACCGCCGGTGAACTTCGCGGGATCTGGCAGCGGCCAGGCGGCGGTGACGTGGGTGCCTTCGAAATCGGGGCAGGCCTGCAGGTTCAGCGTGTCGCACAGGGCGATGACGAAATCCATGCGCGGCGCATCGGGGCCGGTGAACACGTCCCAGGACTTGGATTGCAGCGCGGAGACGTCGTGACCGAGCCCCCGCAGCTGGCCCAGCACCTCGGGCAGCGGGCCTGTCGGCATTGGGTCGGACCCGGCCGAGAAGGCCCGGAAGCGGCCGCGCCCGATGTCGTTGAGAATGGCCTCGCCCATGATCGAACGGGCCGAATTGCGCGTGCAGAGAAACAGCACGTTGAAGGGTGCCGGTGTCATCCGGGCGAACTCCCTGGAGGGTTGGAACAGGCGGTGAAGGTCACCGCAGCGCGACGGGTCGCCGTCGCAGCAGGCATCGGCCAGGAAGGCGAGCAGCGCGCGCAGGCGGTCGACCTGCGCGGCGTAGATCAGGCTGCGCCCCTGCCGGGTGGCAGCGATCAGGCCAGCCTGGTCGAGCGCACGCAGGTGGAAGGACAGCGTCGAGGGCGGCACGCCGAGCCGCGAGGCGACGTCACCCGCTGCAAGCCCGCTGGGCCCGGCGGCAAGCAGGATGCGCAGCAGGTCGAGGCGCGTTTCCTGGCCGAGGGCGGCGAAGGCGAAGGCGGCGGCAGCGGATTCCATGTTTCGACGATAATCGAATCATGAGATCGGGCCAGTGAAGCTTCGATGACAGGCCAGCACGGGTCTGGCCCGCGCGTTCGGCTGAGCAAGCGAAGTGCGGCGCGCCGCCGATTAGCCGAGGGCGGCGATCACCTCATCCGTGGTGGTGACCAGGGCCACGTTGCGCATGGCGTAGTCGATCGACGCACGGTGCCAGTCGGCGTTCATGGTCGAACAGCCATCCTCCGGGATCACCATGACGTAGCCCTTGTCGGCACCGGTGCGCGCGGTGTGTTCGATGCTCATGTTCGTCCAGGCGCCGGTCTCGATGATGATGGACCGCCCCTCGGCCTTCAGGATGCGTTCGAGCGACGTGCCTTCCCAGGCGCTCATGCGTGCCTTGCGGACCACGTGGTCGCCGGGCTGGGCTTCGAGCCCCGGCACCGGCTCAGCGCCCCACGTGCCCTCGATCATCGCGTTGGCATCCACGCAGCCTTCGAACAGCGGGGCGTTCAGCGTCATGTCGCGCGCATCGGCGCGGCGGAGGAACCAGACATGGATGACCGGCACGCCGAGCGCGCGGCAGCGCGCCGCCAGCCGCGCGATGTTCGGGATGGCGTTCTGCTGCCGGCAATGGTCCGGGCTGCCGGAGGGAGCAAAGGCGCCGCCATCCATCACCACGTCGTTCTGCATGTCCTGGATGATCAACGCGCAGCGCGACGCGTCGAGGCGCAGCGGATCGCCCTCGTTGGCCGGTGCGTTGCGCGCGGCCGGCGGTGCGCGCATGAAGGGCTCGTTGCGCGGGCCGACCTTGACCGGTACCGCGTAGACCGAGGTGCTGGCGCAGACGTACAGGGTACGCCAATCCGCACCACCCCAGTGCAGGTTCGCCGGCGGCTCCGGGATCGACACCTTGCCGAGCAGCCGCCCATCCGGCGCAAACACCCAGACGCCGCCAGGCCCGGTGCACCAGACATTCCCCTCGGCATCGCACTTCATGCCATCCGGCAGGCCCGGCAGCAGCGCGTCGCGAATGCCGGAGGCGAAGATGCGCCCGTTGGTCAGCGCACCATCGGCGGCGACCTGATAGACGCGGATATTCGCCTGCTCGGTGTCGTTCACGTACATCAGGCGTTCGTCGGGCGAGAAGCACAGGCCGTTGGGCTGGCTGTGCGTGTAGCGCTCGACGACCAGTTGCGGCTCCTCGCCCGGCCGCGCATGTGGGCGGATGCGGAACACGCCCTGCCAGCCGAGCTGGCGCGGCCGCTCCACGCCGTAATGCGGCATGCGCCCATACCACGGATCGGTGAAGTAGATCGCGCCGTCCGCGGCGACGCAGACATCATTGGGCGAATTCAATTCGCGGCCCTGGTAGTGCGAGGCGAGCACCTCGCGCGTGCCGTCCGGGCGGATGCGCACCAGGGAGGAGGTCGCGTGCTCGCAGGCGATCAGGTTGAGGTCGGCGTCATAGGTGAGGCCGTTGGCCTTGTTGGACGGGCGCGCCACCTCGCGCACGCCGGCGCGGTCGAGGCGACGGCGCACATCGGCCGGCATGTCGGAGAATAACAGGTAGTGGTCCGTTGGGTGCCAGATCGGCCCCTCTGTGAAGGTGAAGCCGCTGCCGGCCTGGTGCACCGGCGCGTGCTCGTCCACCAGGCGGCGGAAGGCGGGGTCGAGGGCTGTATGGGCCATGGCGCCGGCGCTCTCAGGCCGGGAACCAGTCGCGGCGCGGCACGGTCTGGGTGATGGGCCCCGGCACCTGCATGTCGAGCCGCCCGACCACCTGCCCGCCTTCGATCTTGGCGGGCTTGTCGTGCACCGGCAGCAGGAACTTCGACGTGGCAAGCAGCTTCTTGATCGCCGCCTTCTCCCCGCGCTTCGATCCGGCGTGGTTGCCCGTGACCTGGGGTTCGTGCGCGTTCACCTGGTACAGCGGTTCGACGATCTGGTCGTTGAAGTCGTAGATCACGTCGCCGCAGAGCGTGGCGCGGCCCTCGGCGGTCTCGACATGCACGTTCATCGAGCCTTCGGTATGTGCGTTCGCGGCGTCCAGCACGACGCCCGGCATGATCTCGATCGGGCCGGTGATCTCGAGGTCCTCGAAGCGCAGTGCGTGGCGGGTGTGCAGGCGTTCGACCAGGTGCTGGATATCGGGCTTGGGGTATTGCGGGTGCATCAGGCCCGAGACCGAGTGCTCCATCTCCCGGCGGTTGATCACCACCGTTGTGTTCATCGGGAAGTGGTCGTCCTTGCCGGCATGGTCGATGTGCAGGTGGGTGTGCAGGACGTAGCGCACATCGCCGACCTTCACGTTGTGGCGGGCGAGTTGGCGTTCGATCATGTTCTCGTGGAATTGCAGGCCGCGCATGCCCAGCGTCTCCATGATGGCGTTGTCGCGGTAGCCGGTGTCGACCACCACCGGATAGCGCCCACCCAGGATCAGGAAGCCGTAGACCGGCACGCGGCGTACCCGGCCGCAGTCGCGCGCGAGCACGAGGAAGCTCGATTCCAGCTCGATATCGCCATAGTCGAGCAGCTTGATCTCCAGGGCCATGACGTCGCTCCCTACAGCCGGTAGACCCGGCGTGCCGTGTTGAAGAAGATCGCTTCCTGATCGGCGGCGCTGAGGCCACCAGCGCCGCGACGATGCGCGTCGAGCAGCGCGCCGTAGCCGGTCCAGAGCCTCTCGATCGGGAAGTTGGAACCCCAGAGGCAGCGATTGGCGCCGAACAGTGCGACCGTCTCGCCGATGAGCCAGCCGATGTGGTCGGCGTCGTTGCGATGGATGAAGGTCCCGAAGCCGGAGAGCTTCGTCACCACGTTGGGCTGCGCGGCCAGTCGCGCCATGCCCGTGCGCCAGGCGTCGCGGCCGGCGGGCGAGAGGTCCTCCAGCATGCCGGCATGCTGCAGCACGAAGGTCACCCGCGGGCAGGATGCTGCAAGGTCCGCCGCGCCCGCCATTTGCCCGGCGAAGACCTGCAGGTCGAAGACCAGGCCGTAATCGGCCAGCCGCGCCACGTTGCGCCGCAGCGCGGGATCGGCGCAGAGATCCGGGCGCGAGGCAAAGCGGTATTGCTCGTTCGCATGCCAATGGAGTTGCTGGCGGATGCCGCGCAGGCGCGGAAAGCGGGTCAGGCGATCGATCGCGGGGCGCGCATCCGAGACCGTCATGTCGGCATAGGCGACAAGGCCATGTGGCCAGCCGGTCTCCAGCGCGACCGTCTCGATCCAGGCGGCCTCCTCGACGGCGCGATCCACCGGCCAGTTGGCCTGTACGTAGACCGACTTCTCGACACCCGAACCCGCCAGGTCGGCCAGATATTCGGCCATCGGATAGTCGCGGCGGATCGGCTCGTAGGGACCGAAGATGCGTGGCTGCACCGGCCCCGACAGCCAGGGCAGGTCGGCTTGGCGCCAGATGTGGAAGTGGCTGTCGATCACCCTCATCGGAAGGCCCCGGCGCGGCGCAGCGCGTGATCACCAACCAGCGACGCGGCCATGGCCGCGAGGTCGTGGCCGGCGTCGAGGTGGTCGATCAGCGGCAGGATGGCGCGCATCGCCCCAGTCTCGGGGCGATAGGACGCATCGGAGGCGAGCGGGCTGAGCCAGACGATCCGCCAGGCGAGCGCGCGCAGGCGCCTCATGGCGTCCACCAGCGCCTCCGGCCCGCCGCGTTCGAGGCCGTCCGACACCACGATCACCAGCGCGCCGCGCGCGAAGGATGCAAAGCGCGGGACGGCGAGGAACACCGACAGCGCCTCGCCCAGCCGCGTGCCACCATCCCAGTCCGCCACCAGGCCGGAGGCGAGTGCGAGCGCCTGGTCGCGGTCGCGCCGGCGCAGCGCGCGCGTCACGCGCGTCAGCCGCGTGCCGAGGGTGAAGGCCTCGGCGCGCTCGGCAGTCCGGACCATGGCATGCGCGATGCCGAGCGCGGCCGCCGTACCGCCCTTCATGCTGCC from Roseomonas fluvialis encodes the following:
- a CDS encoding ArsJ-associated glyceraldehyde-3-phosphate dehydrogenase; protein product: MRVGINGMGRIGRLALRAAMGAAERQAEDPRAGNRLDIVHLNETKGGTTATAHLLEFDSVQGRWRAPIRAVDKDTIEIGDARLGFSEHATPGDIAWGDLGVDLVLECTGKFLSPETLQGHLDRGAKRVIVAAPVKFDSVLNVVVGVNHDLYDPARHPIVTAASCTTNCLAPVVKVVHEAIGIRHGQITTIHDPTNTNVVVDAPHKDLRRARSAMLSLQPTTTGSATAIALIYPELKGKLNGHAVRAPVLNASLTDCVFEMRRETTAQEVNALFQAAAAAGPLAGILGYEERPLVSADYARDTRSSIVDAPSTLVTDGTLLKVYAWYDNEMGYACRMVDLACHMQAIGI
- a CDS encoding Bug family tripartite tricarboxylate transporter substrate binding protein; this translates as MTFRRTLLAGLPALLAAPAVRAQDAFPSRTIRFIVGFPPGGTTDVAARLMAPKMQALLGQPVVVENRAGAHGNIASEHVVRSPADGHTILMGTIGGLAINPVLYGNLTFNPRTDLMPVTRVGMILNVMAIPAERPWRSAAELVTAARGTPLTFGSSGSGGAGHLAGEQLNMMAALRNIHVPYRGGAPLITDLIGGRIDFAFAPSSGAKPQADAGRLRILAVSTKDRSALLPEVPTLAESANLPGFDMADWSAMMAPRGLPAPVLRALHGAATTALRDPELVAALGQRGIEATPSTPEDCAAFIEAESIKWAPVVRASGARPD
- a CDS encoding amidase; translated protein: MADARLNEISASETARRIAQGETTARAVVEACLEQVARRETEVMAFEWLDADGARRAADAIDARDTARHLPIAGACFGVKDIIDTADMPTGYGSPIHAGHRPGADAACVALSRKGGGIALGKTVTTEFANVHPGRTRNPHDAQRTPGGSSSGSAAAVAAMMVPLALGTQTTSSTIRPASFCGVIGFVPTQGAVSVSGVRAAAGSLDRIGLFARSVDEIALYLDVLRGIPRAEAPSRRTFAPRIGLCADFLAERMDPGTQDGLLRLARRLDEAGAAVADCAVPADFARLTDEHRWVSSFEFVRNFAYEIENHWERISTTLREGRISHGLACTHDQYRTARALAAAAQARIDEMFGSHDVLLAASAAGEAPVGTATGDFAFCALWTMLGVPAISLPLMAGASGLPVGAQLLARPGDEALLLAAAAWIMAQRDD
- a CDS encoding amidohydrolase family protein, translating into MRVIDSHFHIWRQADLPWLSGPVQPRIFGPYEPIRRDYPMAEYLADLAGSGVEKSVYVQANWPVDRAVEEAAWIETVALETGWPHGLVAYADMTVSDARPAIDRLTRFPRLRGIRQQLHWHANEQYRFASRPDLCADPALRRNVARLADYGLVFDLQVFAGQMAGAADLAASCPRVTFVLQHAGMLEDLSPAGRDAWRTGMARLAAQPNVVTKLSGFGTFIHRNDADHIGWLIGETVALFGANRCLWGSNFPIERLWTGYGALLDAHRRGAGGLSAADQEAIFFNTARRVYRL
- a CDS encoding metalloregulator ArsR/SmtB family transcription factor, with protein sequence MESAAAAFAFAALGQETRLDLLRILLAAGPSGLAAGDVASRLGVPPSTLSFHLRALDQAGLIAATRQGRSLIYAAQVDRLRALLAFLADACCDGDPSRCGDLHRLFQPSREFARMTPAPFNVLFLCTRNSARSIMGEAILNDIGRGRFRAFSAGSDPMPTGPLPEVLGQLRGLGHDVSALQSKSWDVFTGPDAPRMDFVIALCDTLNLQACPDFEGTHVTAAWPLPDPAKFTGGATERASLLNELYAALHRRLSIFTSLPFGTLDRMALKARLDELAQPLAAGARA
- a CDS encoding N-acyl homoserine lactonase family protein, encoding MALEIKLLDYGDIELESSFLVLARDCGRVRRVPVYGFLILGGRYPVVVDTGYRDNAIMETLGMRGLQFHENMIERQLARHNVKVGDVRYVLHTHLHIDHAGKDDHFPMNTTVVINRREMEHSVSGLMHPQYPKPDIQHLVERLHTRHALRFEDLEITGPIEIMPGVVLDAANAHTEGSMNVHVETAEGRATLCGDVIYDFNDQIVEPLYQVNAHEPQVTGNHAGSKRGEKAAIKKLLATSKFLLPVHDKPAKIEGGQVVGRLDMQVPGPITQTVPRRDWFPA
- the arsJ gene encoding organoarsenical effux MFS transporter ArsJ, with translation MSSTTATASRGTRDYVIVTLAYWGFTLTDGALRMLVLLHFFSLGYSPFTLALLFLLYEAAGIGANLVGGWLATRHGITRMLAVGLTTQIVGFVLLSAMSPDWAAAASVAWVLVAQGVCGVAKDLTKTASKSAIKLTAGAASGRLFRWVAFFTGSKNAMKGFGFFLGGLLLEALGFRGALWAMAAALGAILAGVVLSLPPLMGRAKASRSARELFAKSRGVNLLAAARVFLFGARDVWFVVALPVFLYANGWTFTMVGGFLALWTIGYGIVQAVAPSLVQRSPDGLSAEVPAGRLWSALLALVPAALAAVLLAEPARPDLVVVAGLGLFGILFAVTSSIHSYLILAYAGSEKAAEDVGFYYAANATGRFAGILASGFVFGLGGLSACLAASAAMLAACWALTLALPEYGRGAEGP
- a CDS encoding amidase, which encodes MLPVVPLDPTAPQRRRAYDPRHPLLLPFVPRANDIAAGRTTPRDLLEQAIARIDADEPAIRAFVCHDLAAARHASDAATARWRAGQPLSPVDGMPIVVKDMIATAGLPTQMNSPIFEGWDARVDAACVFALREAGAVVLGKTVTTEFACGNSGPTRNPYDTARTPGGSSSGSSAAVGAGMAALGFGTQTHGSTIRPAGYCGAYALKPTHGALHVGGLAPLAATLDHLGLIGASLEDVWAAGMAISRIVGGTPPHPGMAGPQTAPSPRRPATLVRLDTLGWAETPPASRDAFENAVARLGAAGVRILDADSDAEVAALEVELSGIGDFANDLLAWEARWPLAAYRAQGEDMVGARIHDLLARAARVDRAAYARALADRQRLRDRVAGFAGRANGFVMLCSSGPAIADHGFTGSRNYALPWTLVGAPAFALPLLVADDLPLGLQVAGFAERDAEACAIAGWVRDTLLTDNA
- a CDS encoding isochorismatase family protein, encoding MAHTALDPAFRRLVDEHAPVHQAGSGFTFTEGPIWHPTDHYLLFSDMPADVRRRLDRAGVREVARPSNKANGLTYDADLNLIACEHATSSLVRIRPDGTREVLASHYQGRELNSPNDVCVAADGAIYFTDPWYGRMPHYGVERPRQLGWQGVFRIRPHARPGEEPQLVVERYTHSQPNGLCFSPDERLMYVNDTEQANIRVYQVAADGALTNGRIFASGIRDALLPGLPDGMKCDAEGNVWCTGPGGVWVFAPDGRLLGKVSIPEPPANLHWGGADWRTLYVCASTSVYAVPVKVGPRNEPFMRAPPAARNAPANEGDPLRLDASRCALIIQDMQNDVVMDGGAFAPSGSPDHCRQQNAIPNIARLAARCRALGVPVIHVWFLRRADARDMTLNAPLFEGCVDANAMIEGTWGAEPVPGLEAQPGDHVVRKARMSAWEGTSLERILKAEGRSIIIETGAWTNMSIEHTARTGADKGYVMVIPEDGCSTMNADWHRASIDYAMRNVALVTTTDEVIAALG